A part of Chitinimonas koreensis genomic DNA contains:
- a CDS encoding SAM-dependent methyltransferase — MNQLASLAARLPAAGRIPAGGRIFLALLERLKVGSLTLHLPGGEVLRYGSHGGDAAELRLADWRACSAILRSGDIGFAESYRQGWLDSPDLTALIGLALRNEAVLTSAFGGSWPGKLWYALLHRLRRNTRAGSRRNIHAHYDLGNAFYALWLDPSWTYSSALFGDDPAQSLQSAQAAKYQRIVDVLGLRPGMRVLEIGCGWGGFAIHAARRGIQVHGITISQAQWELAQRHVAAAGCGALANLELRDYRDLDGRYDAVVSIEMFEAVGESYWARYFDTVRQRLEPGGRALIQTITIDDARFAGYRASSDFIREYIFPGGMLPSPAVFAERAAGQGLSVLDRHAFGRDYAETLRRWRARFEGRLDAVREQGFDEAFIRIWRLYFQYCEAGFDMGSIDVYQFMLQREA; from the coding sequence ATGAACCAGCTTGCCAGTCTCGCCGCGCGGCTGCCCGCCGCCGGGCGCATTCCCGCGGGCGGCCGCATTTTCCTGGCCCTGCTCGAACGCCTGAAGGTCGGTTCGCTGACCCTGCACCTCCCGGGCGGCGAGGTCCTGCGCTACGGCAGCCACGGCGGCGACGCCGCCGAACTGCGCCTGGCGGACTGGCGCGCCTGCTCCGCCATCCTCCGGTCGGGCGACATCGGGTTTGCCGAGTCCTATCGCCAGGGCTGGCTGGATTCGCCCGACCTGACGGCGCTCATCGGCCTGGCGCTGCGCAACGAGGCGGTGCTGACGTCCGCCTTCGGCGGCAGCTGGCCGGGCAAGCTGTGGTATGCGCTGCTCCATCGGCTGCGCCGCAACACGCGGGCGGGCAGCCGCCGCAACATCCATGCGCACTACGACCTGGGCAATGCCTTCTACGCGCTCTGGCTCGATCCGAGCTGGACCTATTCGAGCGCGCTCTTCGGCGACGACCCGGCGCAGTCGCTGCAGTCGGCGCAGGCCGCCAAGTACCAGCGCATCGTCGACGTGCTCGGCTTGCGCCCCGGCATGCGGGTGCTGGAGATCGGATGCGGCTGGGGCGGCTTCGCCATCCATGCCGCCCGCCGCGGCATCCAGGTGCACGGCATCACCATCTCGCAGGCCCAGTGGGAGCTGGCGCAGCGGCACGTGGCCGCGGCGGGCTGCGGCGCGCTGGCGAACCTGGAGCTGCGCGACTATCGCGATCTGGACGGCCGATACGACGCCGTCGTGTCGATCGAGATGTTCGAAGCCGTGGGCGAGAGCTATTGGGCGCGCTACTTCGATACCGTCCGTCAGCGGCTCGAGCCGGGCGGCCGGGCGCTGATCCAGACCATCACCATCGACGATGCGCGTTTCGCCGGCTACCGCGCGAGCAGCGACTTCATCCGCGAATACATCTTCCCAGGCGGCATGCTGCCGTCGCCCGCGGTGTTCGCCGAGCGCGCGGCCGGGCAGGGCTTGAGCGTGCTCGACCGGCATGCCTTCGGCCGGGACTACGCCGAGACGCTGCGCCGCTGGCGCGCACGCTTCGAAGGCCGGCTCGACGCCGTGCGGGAACAGGGTTTCGACGAGGCGTTCATCCGCATCTGGCGCCTGTATTTCCAGTACTGCGAGGCGGGCTTCGACATGGGCAGCATCGACGTCTACCAGTTCATGCTCCAGCGCGAGGCCTGA
- a CDS encoding DUF1365 domain-containing protein: MWLQTFPRLFGYAFNPVSFWYCHDAAGQLIALLADVRNTFGERHRYLLSAEGAAPIAVGQVLQCRKVFHVSPFCQVEGRYQFRLRDTAASAFVGIDYFDRAGLLLRTSVGGRRRPFTFRQLWGAVLRQPLLTFGIVARIHLQALRLWYRKVPFFAKPSPPEQALSHSHTEGSQA, translated from the coding sequence ATCTGGCTCCAGACTTTTCCCCGGCTGTTCGGCTATGCCTTCAATCCCGTCAGCTTCTGGTACTGCCACGACGCGGCGGGCCAGCTGATCGCCCTGCTCGCCGATGTGCGCAACACCTTCGGCGAACGGCACCGCTACCTGCTCTCGGCCGAGGGCGCCGCGCCCATCGCCGTGGGCCAGGTGCTGCAATGCCGCAAGGTCTTCCACGTTTCTCCGTTCTGCCAGGTGGAAGGACGCTATCAATTCCGCCTGCGCGACACCGCGGCCAGCGCGTTTGTCGGCATCGACTATTTCGACCGGGCCGGCCTCCTGCTGCGGACCTCGGTCGGCGGCAGGCGCCGGCCGTTCACCTTCCGGCAGCTGTGGGGCGCCGTGCTGCGCCAGCCCCTGCTGACCTTCGGCATCGTCGCGCGCATCCATCTGCAGGCCCTGCGGCTCTGGTACCGCAAGGTGCCGTTCTTCGCCAAGCCGTCTCCGCCGGAGCAGGCCCTGAGCCATTCCCATACAGAAGGAAGCCAAGCATGA
- a CDS encoding DUF1365 family protein, with protein MDAAFLLCGQVMHERLRPVRNRFVYPVFCLRFDVDRLDALDRWWFGVDRPHLVGLRRRDYGDGAGEPGRWMRGLLAEAGLPADGRSGSRLFPGCSAMPSIPSASGTATTRRAS; from the coding sequence ATGGACGCGGCCTTCCTCCTCTGCGGCCAGGTGATGCACGAGCGCTTGCGGCCGGTCCGCAACCGTTTCGTCTACCCGGTGTTCTGCCTGCGCTTCGATGTCGATCGCCTCGATGCGCTCGACCGCTGGTGGTTCGGCGTGGATCGCCCGCACCTCGTCGGACTGCGCCGCCGCGACTACGGCGATGGCGCCGGCGAGCCGGGCCGCTGGATGCGCGGACTGCTGGCGGAGGCGGGCTTGCCGGCGGACGGGCGATCTGGCTCCAGACTTTTCCCCGGCTGTTCGGCTATGCCTTCAATCCCGTCAGCTTCTGGTACTGCCACGACGCGGCGGGCCAGCTGA
- a CDS encoding NAD(P)/FAD-dependent oxidoreductase has product MQANTSFAAGSRIAVVGAGIAGLSAAYLLSRRYAVSLFEKGSYLGGHTNSVDLNLDGQVHPVDTGFLVFNDRTYPNLVALFEELGVQSHASDMSFSVSIDDGAMEWAGSNLDTVFAQRRNLVSPRFLGMLRDIVRFNRLAQANLAAARQSGETLGHLLRRQGFGRDFADRYLIPMAAAIWSSPAEDILGFPAASFLQFCQNHGLLQIHDRPQWRTVSGGGKAYVARMAAAIPDIRLACPVSSVRRDAAGVRIEHAHGVERFDAIVLAGHAPDSLSLLHDPGDDEREVLGAVRYQDNVAWLHSDPALLPRRRKAWSAWNYLGRTEADGRQPVCVSYLINRLQPLPFERPVVVTLNPFARPAEHLAHCCFHYAHPLLDAPAVAAQQRLPGLQGRRRTWYAGAWTGYGFHEDGLKSALRVAADFGLQPAWARC; this is encoded by the coding sequence ATGCAAGCCAATACTTCATTCGCGGCCGGTAGCCGCATCGCCGTCGTAGGCGCGGGGATCGCCGGCCTCTCCGCCGCCTACCTGTTGTCGCGCCGGTACGCGGTCAGCCTGTTCGAGAAAGGCAGTTACCTCGGCGGCCACACCAACAGCGTGGACCTGAACCTCGACGGCCAGGTCCATCCCGTGGACACCGGCTTCCTGGTGTTCAACGACCGTACCTACCCCAATCTCGTCGCATTGTTCGAAGAGCTGGGCGTGCAGTCGCACGCCAGCGACATGTCCTTCTCGGTTTCGATCGACGACGGTGCGATGGAGTGGGCGGGCAGCAATCTCGATACCGTTTTCGCCCAGCGCCGCAATCTCGTCTCCCCGCGCTTCCTGGGCATGCTGCGCGACATCGTGCGCTTCAACCGCCTGGCGCAGGCCAACCTCGCGGCCGCGCGGCAGAGCGGCGAAACGCTCGGGCACCTGCTGCGGCGGCAAGGCTTCGGCAGGGATTTCGCCGACCGCTACCTGATTCCGATGGCGGCTGCGATCTGGTCCAGCCCGGCCGAGGACATCCTCGGCTTCCCCGCCGCTTCGTTCCTGCAGTTCTGCCAGAACCACGGGCTGCTGCAGATCCACGACCGTCCGCAATGGCGCACGGTGTCGGGCGGCGGCAAGGCCTACGTCGCACGCATGGCCGCCGCCATCCCGGACATCCGCCTGGCCTGCCCCGTCAGCAGCGTGCGGCGCGATGCCGCGGGCGTGCGGATCGAGCATGCGCACGGGGTGGAGCGCTTCGACGCCATCGTGCTGGCGGGTCATGCGCCGGACAGCCTGTCTCTGCTCCATGATCCCGGCGACGACGAACGGGAGGTGCTGGGCGCGGTGCGCTACCAGGACAACGTGGCCTGGCTGCACAGCGATCCCGCCCTGCTGCCGCGGCGCAGGAAGGCGTGGTCCGCCTGGAATTACCTGGGGCGTACCGAGGCGGACGGCCGGCAACCGGTGTGCGTGAGCTACCTGATCAATCGCCTGCAGCCTCTGCCGTTCGAGCGACCGGTCGTCGTCACGCTCAACCCGTTCGCCCGCCCGGCCGAACACCTTGCCCACTGCTGCTTCCACTATGCCCACCCGCTGCTGGATGCCCCGGCGGTGGCCGCCCAGCAGCGCCTGCCCGGGCTGCAAGGGCGCCGCCGCACCTGGTATGCCGGCGCCTGGACCGGTTACGGCTTCCACGAGGACGGGCTGAAGTCCGCCTTGCGCGTGGCGGCCGATTTCGGCCTGCAGCCCGCCTGGGCGAGGTGCTGA
- a CDS encoding TetR/AcrR family transcriptional regulator, producing the protein MSILSKLSFKDQAFKLREDAILDATTRILASKGFDLMTMDDVALEVGISKPSLYKHFKSKEDLVAEAMIRLLDGAQDYWAAMPADSGPLQKLKTLLEWAVRVRLAGGLPFLPSTSPQVRDMLTRNLRYVAKVVKLNGTLKDTVKLAKKQGELRQDLPDDVILFSYYARTCDPAVEYLRMYAKMGEDEIVGHMLRVFFEGVQAG; encoded by the coding sequence ATGAGTATTCTGAGCAAACTCAGCTTCAAGGATCAGGCCTTCAAACTGCGCGAGGACGCAATCCTCGATGCGACGACGCGCATCCTCGCCAGCAAGGGGTTCGACCTGATGACCATGGACGACGTGGCGCTCGAGGTGGGCATCTCCAAGCCCAGCCTCTACAAGCACTTCAAGTCGAAGGAAGATCTGGTGGCGGAAGCCATGATCCGTCTGCTCGATGGCGCCCAGGACTACTGGGCTGCCATGCCGGCCGACAGCGGGCCGCTGCAGAAGCTGAAGACCCTGCTGGAATGGGCCGTGCGGGTGCGGCTGGCGGGCGGCCTCCCCTTCCTGCCGTCCACCAGCCCGCAGGTGCGCGACATGCTCACGCGCAACCTGCGCTACGTCGCGAAGGTGGTGAAGCTGAACGGCACGCTCAAGGACACCGTCAAGCTCGCCAAGAAACAGGGGGAATTACGGCAGGACCTGCCGGACGACGTCATCCTGTTCAGCTACTACGCCCGCACCTGCGATCCCGCGGTGGAGTATTTGAGGATGTACGCCAAGATGGGCGAAGACGAAATCGTCGGGCATATGCTGCGCGTCTTCTTCGAAGGCGTGCAGGCCGGCTAG
- a CDS encoding substrate-binding periplasmic protein, whose protein sequence is MPGIGYPEESCAAVGALMRPYFLAFCLLGASAWSAPVVIGAEDDWYPYCGKVGTQAKGMAVDIVTAAFKAAGVDVRLEVMPYARCMAEAKSGKITGCFDTARNSTLENDYVWHKPAMFKARINIYAPAGSSQSNIGVKDLEGRNVAVTNGYEYGEAFDTNPKIQRSLGNQDVLGFRKLAAGRVEYAVAYEKVANSIFEKHPTEFAGKFKAVGITAEPELYIAFTKATPAGAAVAAKFGQGLEAIMKDGKYKEIESRWR, encoded by the coding sequence ATGCCCGGGATCGGCTATCCCGAAGAATCGTGTGCAGCCGTGGGGGCGCTTATGAGACCGTATTTCCTGGCATTCTGCCTGCTGGGCGCGTCCGCATGGTCGGCGCCCGTCGTGATCGGCGCGGAAGACGACTGGTACCCGTATTGCGGCAAGGTGGGCACGCAGGCGAAAGGCATGGCGGTCGACATCGTGACGGCTGCGTTCAAGGCCGCCGGCGTGGACGTTCGGCTGGAGGTCATGCCCTACGCGCGCTGCATGGCCGAGGCCAAGAGCGGCAAGATCACGGGCTGCTTCGACACCGCCCGCAACAGTACGCTGGAGAACGACTACGTCTGGCACAAGCCGGCCATGTTCAAGGCGCGCATCAATATCTATGCCCCGGCCGGTTCCAGCCAGTCGAACATCGGCGTCAAGGATCTGGAAGGGCGCAATGTCGCGGTGACCAACGGTTACGAATACGGCGAGGCTTTCGACACGAATCCGAAGATCCAGCGCAGCCTGGGCAATCAGGACGTGCTCGGTTTCCGTAAATTGGCCGCCGGCCGCGTCGAGTATGCCGTGGCCTACGAGAAGGTCGCGAACAGCATCTTCGAAAAGCATCCGACCGAGTTCGCCGGAAAGTTCAAGGCGGTCGGTATCACCGCCGAGCCCGAGCTCTATATCGCCTTTACGAAGGCCACGCCTGCAGGCGCAGCCGTGGCGGCCAAGTTCGGGCAGGGCCTGGAGGCCATCATGAAGGACGGCAAATACAAGGAGATCGAATCGCGGTGGCGCTAG